One genomic segment of Gemmatimonadota bacterium includes these proteins:
- a CDS encoding N-6 DNA methylase — translation MRPGGLTLHPSEERRRSGSHYTPRELTEPIVATTLRPIFEAMGDSPTPQQILSLKVCDPAMGSGAFLVGACRYLGDALVQAWQRSGEMPTIPPDEDPQLFARRLVAQRCLYGVDRNPYAVQLAKLSLWLVTLAREHPFTFLDHALRHGDSLVGLTRRDPDLPLGTGWRWSAAVVVSGGG, via the coding sequence GTGCGACCGGGCGGGCTCACCCTGCATCCCTCAGAAGAACGCCGACGGTCTGGCTCGCACTACACGCCACGGGAGCTCACCGAGCCGATCGTGGCCACCACGCTGCGCCCGATCTTCGAAGCGATGGGCGACAGCCCGACACCTCAGCAGATCCTCTCGCTCAAGGTGTGCGACCCGGCGATGGGCTCCGGCGCGTTCCTCGTTGGGGCCTGCCGCTATCTCGGCGACGCGCTCGTTCAAGCGTGGCAGCGCAGCGGTGAGATGCCGACCATTCCACCGGACGAAGACCCGCAGCTCTTCGCACGTCGGCTTGTGGCACAGCGGTGCCTGTATGGCGTGGACCGCAATCCGTATGCGGTTCAGCTTGCCAAGCTTTCGCTCTGGCTCGTGACGCTTGCCCGTGAGCATCCGTTCACGTTCCTCGATCATGCCCTTCGTCACGGGGACTCGCTGGTCGGGCTCACGCGTCGCGATCCAGACCTTCCACTGGGCACCGGGTGGAGGTGGAGCGCCGCAGTTGTGGTCTCAGGTGGTGGATGA
- a CDS encoding AAA family ATPase yields the protein MTNTSERPLEEGADVARTRVHQLFEFLRAYAERKAPATYDFRGHPEVIRIKDLPVHPAIQLGTVQLASATEALASEGAERPLLSVRRPASTPAPAPPPSLVDWLNPGWEEPEGAAPTVIDERNVPSKDGGAVELFTASSSRAADLRTWREQWDRWATSERPCRNAIAVFERLFALRARMAQEGERLELLIATGRLVWKAPAIGEVDHPILLQRVELAFDPSGPSISIVDADQEPELYLPVLAIGSGGMGPLDSTALRDELSARQYHPLESAATPEYLRRIALLLHARGEYHESWSPRNPIDEPHLVNDPMLLLRVRGAGFAAAISRVLNDIVGGGEIPVGLARLVGIDRLNVDPLAGLPDYSPWGEPPDILLSKPANEEQVQIAQALARYRAVLVQGPPGTGKSHTIANLIGHLVSEGKRVLVTSHTTKALSVLRDKVEPLLQPLCLALLDNDAESRKQLEQAVRAILSRLTQSSAPALAERERQLSRERERLLAAVAQCTDDLRTVREAEYRALAVGGDAVAPAEGARWLVEMGPGHGWIEGRVDPGHRCPFRMRIYGGCTRATA from the coding sequence ATGACCAATACGTCCGAGCGGCCTCTTGAAGAGGGGGCGGACGTCGCGAGGACGCGCGTCCACCAACTATTTGAGTTCCTTCGGGCCTACGCTGAGCGCAAGGCCCCGGCGACGTACGATTTCCGGGGGCATCCGGAAGTCATCCGGATCAAGGACCTCCCGGTTCACCCCGCCATCCAGCTTGGCACGGTGCAGCTGGCGTCGGCGACCGAGGCGCTCGCGAGCGAGGGTGCCGAGCGGCCTCTTCTGAGCGTTCGCCGGCCCGCTTCGACGCCGGCGCCGGCGCCGCCGCCAAGTCTTGTGGACTGGCTCAATCCTGGATGGGAGGAGCCAGAAGGCGCGGCACCGACAGTCATAGACGAACGCAACGTCCCATCGAAGGATGGCGGCGCGGTTGAGCTGTTCACAGCGAGTTCGAGTCGCGCCGCGGACCTCCGAACGTGGCGAGAACAGTGGGACCGGTGGGCAACGTCGGAGCGTCCGTGCCGGAACGCGATAGCGGTGTTCGAGCGACTGTTCGCGTTGCGTGCGCGAATGGCGCAGGAAGGCGAGCGCCTTGAGCTGCTCATTGCGACAGGGCGCCTAGTGTGGAAGGCGCCCGCCATCGGCGAAGTCGACCACCCGATCCTGTTGCAGCGAGTGGAGTTGGCATTCGACCCGTCTGGACCTTCGATCAGCATCGTCGACGCGGATCAGGAACCAGAACTCTACCTCCCGGTCCTGGCGATAGGCAGCGGAGGCATGGGACCGCTCGACTCGACCGCGTTGCGCGACGAACTGAGTGCGCGGCAGTACCATCCACTGGAGTCCGCCGCGACACCAGAGTATCTCCGTCGGATCGCCCTACTCCTGCACGCCAGGGGCGAGTACCACGAGTCTTGGTCACCTCGGAACCCGATCGACGAGCCGCACCTCGTCAATGACCCCATGCTGCTGCTTCGGGTTCGGGGTGCCGGGTTTGCGGCTGCCATCTCGCGTGTGCTCAACGACATCGTCGGCGGCGGCGAGATCCCGGTCGGGCTCGCACGCTTGGTCGGGATCGACCGACTGAACGTCGATCCGCTCGCAGGTCTTCCTGACTACTCACCCTGGGGCGAACCGCCCGACATTCTGCTCAGCAAGCCCGCGAATGAAGAGCAGGTTCAGATTGCACAGGCGCTGGCGCGCTATCGGGCCGTGCTGGTGCAAGGACCGCCCGGCACCGGAAAGAGCCATACGATTGCGAACCTCATCGGGCATCTGGTCTCGGAGGGCAAGCGGGTCCTCGTCACGAGTCACACGACGAAGGCTCTCTCGGTACTCCGTGACAAGGTCGAACCCCTGCTACAGCCGCTCTGCCTGGCGTTGCTGGACAACGACGCCGAGAGCCGCAAGCAGCTCGAGCAGGCAGTACGCGCGATTCTCTCACGCCTCACCCAGAGCAGTGCGCCGGCCCTCGCGGAACGCGAGCGGCAGTTGTCGCGAGAGCGGGAGCGGCTGCTCGCGGCAGTGGCTCAGTGCACCGATGATCTCCGCACCGTGCGTGAGGCCGAGTACCGCGCACTAGCGGTCGGAGGTGACGCGGTCGCGCCCGCCGAAGGGGCCCGTTGGCTTGTCGAGATGGGTCCGGGCCACGGCTGGATCGAGGGTCGTGTGGACCCAGGGCACCGCTGCCCCTTTCGGATGAGGATTTACGGTGGCTGTACGAGAGCAACGGCCTGA